Within Mytilus edulis chromosome 10, xbMytEdul2.2, whole genome shotgun sequence, the genomic segment gcggtatgggctttgctcattgttgaaggccatatggtgacctatagttgttaatgtctgtgtcattttggtctcttgtggacagttgtcttattggcaatcataccatatctttttatatgataacaccatggctaaagatgaaaaagacaaacagacacataatagtgcacatgatacaacatagaaaaataaagaataagcagcacgaaccccactaaaaactaggtgTGATCGCTGGTGCTCCCGAAAGGTAAGAATAtccagctccacatgtggcactcgtcttgttcctcatgttataacaaatataaGATGTATgttggccttttttttttgtcGCAGGTTTTTgttctcattgacgtatacccaCCACCAACATTTCATTCAAACATATTGATGTTGATTGAGAGCGTTTGCATTTGTTAGTATTTGCACTTTTCCTCTTGTTGATGCCTTGGATtacgatattttatttttattttttaatagttactCAAAGTCAGTAATACTAATCAGttgctattaattttttttcacaacgCAGTATTTCGAATACCATAAAACAGTTCATCAGTTGCAGTTTATTCAATTTCACATACTAGCACTGGACCTGCCGATGCATGAAACGTTAAAAGAAATCGGTTAGTATTTCGCTTGAAGCGCATCACCCAAGGACATCCAGTTATTGTACTGTCGATATCTGATACAGGAATGATACGGATAAATTGTCCAGTAGGGGTCAGCTGATGGATGTTGTTTGAAGAGtatcctacaatgtatatattccCTTCTTCATCAATTTCCTGATTGTACGGATCTGATAAATTACTATGGTTATACTCAAAACCTTTACCCAACACTGATTCAAATTTGATAGAGTGGTCTACATTTCTATAAATGTACTCATTTTTCTTGTAACAAGTGACAAATCGTGTGTCTGCGCTTGTTGGTAATTCTTTTATTTTAGCACCCGTTGCAGCGGTTAACCATGAAATAGAATTATCGTAAGTAGTTATGAATTCATCTTCTACCAAACATAATCCCCACACAGGAACATTAATATCTAAAGTATTTACCAAAGTTAACGGCTTGACGTTAATTATACAAATCTTCCGTGCATAAGAAGACACGGCTACAGTCCGATCATTCACTTTACAGATATCTGTAGGATCGTTCGGAATGTCCAACGCTTCTTTTTGATTTCCGGTTATGTCATGACAAACTATCCTGTTTCTATTATAGTCCGTTATAATAATATCGTCGTTAAAGAATATACCACTGATGCAACTACCTTTGATGTCAATTGTGAATATTACTTTTATCTTTCCAGTACGAAAGTTTATAGCCTTAAATCCAGGTAGAGACGGTCTTTTTTCGTTTAAATGTAGGCGACCGAAGCACTCAATATTTGAATCAGTGGTTGTAGCTTCGAACTCTATCGATAAGtcctttatttcttttacaacTTTAAACACATCATTTTCAAACTGTGGCATTCTCCTGGTAATCTCCTCCATTTTGACTAAGCATTGTACATCAGACCCTTGTGACAAACAAGCCTCAAATATAGTCTTCCAATGATCAAAAGTATTCTTCAAAACCGATAGTTCAGTACACTCTTCATTTAGTCTGTGAAGATGTTGTTCTCTTGTTATATTTACCTCTTctcttatttcattttcaaatatatccAATTTGTCATTTACTCTTTTACGCATGTTTGCAATTTCTACCAAGATGATAtctatttcatttttgaaatgtGTTGTGTTCTGATTTCGGTTTTTGATAATATCTTCTATTgttttacttctttttattaaCTTCTTGGTAAGTTCCTGCGCATGTGTAGATAGCTTAACTCCGGAAACAGCTTCATGTATGGTTACCACGTGTTCACATTTTCTGTGATGTACAGTAGCACAAACGGTACAACATGACTGAGAGTGATCCTTGCAGTATATTTCGATTGTCTTCTCTGGATGTTCATCACAAGCAACAAACGCACACACATTTGAACAAGACACATCTTCAATTATGTTTTCAATCGGTACTATCTTGTGATTTCGTGACACTTTAAATGTTTTATGATTTCTTTCACACGTATCGCAATAAGCTTCTTCACAAACCATACACCATGATATTGCTTCTTCTGAAACCCCTTTACTGGTACAAGCATCACAAAATTTCTCAGCTTTCTTCATTGCTTTTCTATCGATCATCGAAACCACAAAATGATTTCCCGGCAAAGTTTTAGCCCATGTCTCAGGATTCTCCGTACTGTCTCCAATATGTACAAGGCGATGACATATTGGGCATTTGAATCCCTCTGGGTTTTCTTGCTTCACGGCAGAAACTATATACGTACTTATACAGCTCTCACAGAACGTGTGAAGGCACGGTAAATACCTTGGCTGTTTAAAAGTTTCCAAACAAATAGTACACGTTAATAATTCAGAAAAATCTTCATTGATAGGTTTAACTTCTTCTTCTGCCAAATGAATCGAAGTAGCCATTTTTCTCCTGATAAAAGTGCCTAATTCAAATACCGACTAATAACTGTAATACagtgtatatatattataattttatgtgTACCGATTAGGATAGTATGTCGTCTACACATTCATAATAAATTCGTGAATATGTATGCTTGCTGTAACGGTCTGTCTATATTCATTACAAAGTCACTAGGGGGAATGTTCTGTAGACTGATTCTTAAAGGAGATAGACGTACTTCTTGTgacaatattaattaaaaaacgATCCTCAAATTACATTTCTAAAACACACcacattttaacataattttcgTACAATTGTTTGACAGTGTTTAACACGATTTTATACGCCCGTCACACGATTCTTGATTatagcttaaaactttaaacacttcttagttacattaatcttaatatctgtatactttttggggATGATTCAAcattttgagtattttgtaaaaaagggggagggtttttttacatgttgtgccgtatctcaaaaactatttatgattattgcttaaaactttacacacttctttgttatattaatctaaaaatctgtatactttttgatgatgattcaaaactttattttggagttattgagtattttgttaaacaggggagggtttttttacatgtcgcgccgtatctcaaaaataatttatgatttttgcttaaaactttacacacttctttgttatattaatctaaagatctgtatactttttggttttgattcaaaattttattttagtgatatttagttttttgtaaaaaaaaaaccagggttgggggtttcacatgtcccgccgtgtctcaaaaacaatatatggttattgcttaaaactttctcagaaactatttatgattattgcacacaagacgtcgggcgtatcatgcgctcatggcgcagctgtttattcttCTTTTATATGCTTTCTCTTAGGAGAATCACGTTTTTTTTGTGGCTTtaaatgatatttgttatatttagaaatagaaaactaaggtaaaagggggaaaaaatgtgtactaaaacCTTTAACTAAGATTAAAAATCAGAAGAACTGGCAAGCTTACTTCATCAAATATAAAAGTATACCCTCACATACTCTTTTCAGATTTACAAACAAATTGATAATGAATTTGATTTCAGGAGGGGCTatcttaaggtagattcatggtatacagCTATCTTGGATTGCACAATCCCATTACAAAATCGGTCTAATtttttgcccaaatctgcaaatttggaatCAGATTTGCAACTTATTGGTtagactgttttttttatatagaaatcttggtgattttttgtataattctaaatatttaaacaaatataaaattttgtgtTCTTAGAATCAtgttttcttcttcaaataatccatttaaggggaggtaactcttttagtaaaaaatatatagtgaaatGAAAcggaaatttttaatttttaattgtagcaaGAAAATAAGTTCGATTactcaattttttatttatattttctttaaacatattataaaaccgaTCATCTCACAAATtgaatgtatttcaaaattctatctaaTAGAGTCTTTTTATGCATacaaatgttggtttttttcatgAACGATCTAACCAATGTTAGGCAATATTCAACGACTTATACCttggaaaagagggacgaaagatactagagggacggTCAATTGGAAAATAGCACGGTGAcgcatactttttattattttttagataaaagcatagtaaaatctttattttggcaaagtataagaaatTTTTATCTCaagaaaaatatataactatGATCTACCTTAATACATACATTGGTATATAACGGATTTTTTTGCCATTctaatttttgattttgatttaagtGAACATCTCTCCTGTCCTTTTCCCAGTGCATCTAATCGTGATTTAGAATGTTAttgataaagtttaaaaaatctataaaaagttTACTGTACTAACTGCATTGACAAGTATTTGTTTTCTTGTGTCTTTGTAATTTGCTTGGCCTTCTGtactaaattcattttttttacatttgaaaatgcctgtactaagt encodes:
- the LOC139491952 gene encoding E3 ubiquitin-protein ligase Midline-1-like; this encodes MATSIHLAEEEVKPINEDFSELLTCTICLETFKQPRYLPCLHTFCESCISTYIVSAVKQENPEGFKCPICHRLVHIGDSTENPETWAKTLPGNHFVVSMIDRKAMKKAEKFCDACTSKGVSEEAISWCMVCEEAYCDTCERNHKTFKVSRNHKIVPIENIIEDVSCSNVCAFVACDEHPEKTIEIYCKDHSQSCCTVCATVHHRKCEHVVTIHEAVSGVKLSTHAQELTKKLIKRSKTIEDIIKNRNQNTTHFKNEIDIILVEIANMRKRVNDKLDIFENEIREEVNITREQHLHRLNEECTELSVLKNTFDHWKTIFEACLSQGSDVQCLVKMEEITRRMPQFENDVFKVVKEIKDLSIEFEATTTDSNIECFGRLHLNEKRPSLPGFKAINFRTGKIKVIFTIDIKGSCISGIFFNDDIIITDYNRNRIVCHDITGNQKEALDIPNDPTDICKVNDRTVAVSSYARKICIINVKPLTLVNTLDINVPVWGLCLVEDEFITTYDNSISWLTAATGAKIKELPTSADTRFVTCYKKNEYIYRNVDHSIKFESVLGKGFEYNHSNLSDPYNQEIDEEGNIYIVGYSSNNIHQLTPTGQFIRIIPVSDIDSTITGCPWVMRFKRNTNRFLLTFHASAGPVLVCEIE